A segment of the Lolium perenne isolate Kyuss_39 chromosome 3, Kyuss_2.0, whole genome shotgun sequence genome:
cgcaggagccgggacccagagcctcgtcggagccgtgacccggagcctcgccggaacgaccagggcagccagcgccaaggcgaaggcagccacaggagccggagtcagcaccaggaaggccgaggagattcagatggcggaagcaagaagtcagaccgcccacctcgcaggtctccctcaccaccacctagcggtggcggcggaggtggaggcggaggcaatggccggagatctcgctctcgctccaagtctcctcgccacggctcgcgcgcgacgcgcgggaccgccttaacgagtacagaaccgactacattggtccgaagtgctttggcaggatgattcgagaggaaccaaagccaaggatgaacctcaagctacccggaaatctgaagcattatgatggcaccgaaaggccggatacctggattgaggattactacaatgctgtaaccttcgccggaggaacccctaacatcgcctgccgcatgctccagttgtaccttgtaggtccagcccggatctggctcagcgacctcgagaagaactccatcttttgctggttcgacctgaagaacgcttttgagaaacacttcaggggcacctacaagcgacctgccacaacaagcgacctacatgTGCTTGCATCcgtaagaagggcgaaacatcaaggaatttcctcacccgatggttggcatgcgtaaacgagtgcgagaacgttgacaaccgcacaaagaatgcacgccttcattgggggcttgcagccaccaggattgctgcgacacaagctaacccgcatggtcaatgcaaatcaaccgACGTTGGATGACACGAGCACCATCGCCAGCGCTCACcccgccgccgacgacgacgcaggcggtgatctcgcagccacagcaatccccctgcaccaacaaaagaagaaccgtgacaacggcggcagcagcagccataagcgcaagaaccctgatgaccagaagagtggcggatccgagatggtcgccatggcgtttcaacgcggaggtccaggaggcggaagaggacgcggacgcggaggcggagccggcaggggtccgcagaagatacctccgaggtcaccgcgccggatcccgcgcaccgcaaacctatgaagagtacagagacatgccctgtctggcccatctggatccggttacagggaagtccactcataccaaccgcaactgcaagtgggtcaatgatctaaagaacgacccggaggccggatacaagcgcgcccggaagcaccgccctcgcggaaaaggtggcaagggcaagaacaaggacaaggaggacgatagttccgaggcgatggatgaggatgataactcgccggatcccaaggcaggatccgcaggaaaatccaacccattcgacaaaaagagcgtgggggcttaccacactttcctcggaaccccaacaagacgcgcctccaagtcagcctaCCCGGATcccgaacgccatagttccggctgtgccgcaagaCGTcgtgtggtcggaaatcccgtgcacatttgatcggaaggatcatcccgcaattgtgccaaaggagtgctacgccttggttgtaagtccccgcatagacgggtatgacttctccaagtgcctcatggatggcggagctagcctgaacatcatgtactggagactctagagcggatgaacctcaccaaggaacagctcaaacacagcaccaccgagtttcatggcgtggttccgggtaagaaggcgaactcctcggcggcatcacacttcccgtggcttttggcgatgttcataatttccgcgaagagaagatcacgtttgaagttgtgcccttcaagagctcctaccacgtcatcttcggcaggcccacctaccacaagttccacgcaagagcgtgctacatctacaacaagctcaagattccgggtcctaaaggtatgattaccgtatccggagactacaaaaaagctcatgagtgcgagttaggcgaagccgccttcgcagagtctgtgatatccggagaagagctgaaaggctacagagccgcggtggatccgactgagatgcagaccaccaagaagcaaatctccgagcagaaaacctccttcaagcccgcgatagaaaccaagaagcacgacctcatcccaggtgactcttccaagcaggtttcagtcggagccaacatggaccccaaataggaaagcgcgctcgtcgagttcctccgcgctaacatggatatcttcgcatggcaaccttctgacatgtccggagtacctagggaactcgccgagcactacctcaacataaatccgggggccaaaccagtgaagcaagctatgcgacgctttggagataagaagcgccgcgccataggaatggaactagcaaagttactagaagcaggttttgtaatagaagttatccataccgattgggtcgcgaatcccgtccttgtacccaaaaagaacaccgaaatactaagaatgtgcatcgattactctggcttgaacaaacattgcccgaaggatccgttccccttgccgcgcattgaccaactcattgattcgacggcggggcggaacttcgtgttttcttgatgcgtattccgggtatcatcagatccggatgaaggaatccgaccaaaaggcgacttcattcattaccccctttggtacttactgctatgttactatgccttttggtttgaaaaatgcaggtgctacttaccaacgtacgatgcagcggtgcctgaaggaccaaattggccggaacgtgcacgcttacgtcgacgacatcgcggtcatgacccggaaaggatccgacttgatcagcgatctcacagaaaccttcgacaacctccgcaggtacaagatgatgttgaatccgctgaagtgcgtctttggcgtgccaccggaaaactccttggcttcatagtctctcacagaggcattgaggttaacccggaaaagatcaaggcaatcccgtgcatcaaaaggccaacttgtctcaaagatgtgcaacgactaaccggttgtgttgcagcaatcagtaggtttgtcaccgccttggcgagaaggcactacctctcgtacaagctgctgaagaaaacagacaagtttgtctgggacgacgcagctgatgcagctcttcgagggttgaaggagatactcacctccccgcctatcttggcagctccagtagagtcatagccaatgctcctttatcgggcagctaccaacaaagtcgtcacctcgtcatcgtggtggagcgaaaggaagaaggtcatgaatatgacgtccgagacctgtctactacatcggCGAGGTGccgacggaatcaaaacagagatatcctcactttcgaagctagcttatggcgtgttcctaggcagccggaagttgaggcattatttccaagagcatccaagaatggggccgtgagcaaggctccgctgtcaacaatcctcaacaacgctgacgcaacaggacgtacggctaaatggggcatcgaattatccgccttcgacatcgcttacaagccaaggactgcggtaaaatctcaggttctggcagatttcgttgcagattggacagaagctccggatgcaagtctggagccggaaggtgtcacatgggtcatgcacttcgacggatccaagcagcatcaaggctcaggagccggagtcaccctgaagtcccctaccggagaagaattgcagtatgttctgcagatccacttcgaagctaccaacaacatggcggaatatgaggctctactacacggtctgcgcatcgctaaggaaatagggatcaagcacatcatatgtcaggagattccgacctggtggcacaacaagtagccggaacttggaacgccagaaattccgtcatggcggcctacagagacgaagttgacgagattgccaagagcttcctcggatacgaagtcaagtacgtcaggagagacgataacacagcggcagacatgctatccaagctcggatccggcaggaaaccaattccgcctggcattttcctggagcatctccggataccctcagttaagggcgctaacccggaaaacccagaggtggcagtgtctccggctagggaagtgatggctatcattccggcttggacccagcctttcctggactacctcatcgatcagaagttgccagaggacgaggtcctcgcacgacagatcgtcaggcgagcacgaacctacacaatagttgatggacagctctacaaacgaagtgcagcaggggtatttcttaaatgcgtctccaatcaagatggcattgaaatcctcagagagatccacgcaggggactgcgggcatcacgccgctcccagatcactcgttgcaaaagcttttcggttaggtttctattggcttacagctaaagaagacgctgataaaatagtcaagacctgccgaggttgtcagtactacgctactcaaccaaacgctccagcccaagagctgaagaccatacctatcacctggccatttgcggtctgggggcttgatatggttggtaagttaaaaaaatcatctcctggcggttttgagtacctcctggtcgctgttgacaagttcagcaaatggatcgaggctaagccagtgagaaaagccgacggtgctacggcactaaaattcgtctgcagcctcgtgatgagattcggcatcccgcacagcataatcacagataatggcacgaactttgctcaaggagaattgagggattattgtgagacaatggggatacgatcggacctcgcatctgtggctcatccacagtccaatggtcaggttgaaagggctaacggcctaatattatcaggaattaaaccacgccttgaaggaccgctgcgacgagcagccggagcttgggctgatgagttggagtctgttctgtggagtttacgaactacccctaacagatcaacagggtttaccccttttttcctggtatacggatccgaagccgtacttccctccgacatcatccacgattcaccgcgagtttccgcctacaatgaagaaacagctgacgaggcaagacagctatctgtggacctgatcgaggaagctcggaacttagcagatcagagatccgccatctatcagcaaaagctccgacgttatcaggtcgtcgagttcggaaacgctcctttatggcagagacctggtcctccgccttcgacaggtgaaagaccataagctgcaatctccatgggaaggacccttcgtcgttagcaaagtgcttcacaacgggtcgtactaccttgtcgatttccgcgagttaagggatagacctgctaactggcaccggaaacgcaagcgtgaggatccggatgacatctacgatgaaacagatcgcggtTGGAATTTCGCACAGCtaggtcctttctacacttagcatatattttccgagttctaaactcgtaatagttatacatgatcaatgaaataaagcttctggttcactcttttgagtcttttacctcctttacttgttcattttagatcgtgtatgttttttccaactaaaaccgcagtagctggatttttccgcctaggcgtgtatgaaagttgtgattttcaaaatcgtcctttaggacgtaagcttaagttttctcgaTAAAGTTGTTAtctcgttgcgaactcgtggattcctagtagcgatttccggcacctatgcctcgggggcttgtttccacggttatggacggactgccattgggcttcgctgccggcgagcgtttccggctaaggttttccggctcgtggaaggtcaagcgagcaagccggaaaataacgaagtcagcacttgctttccgacataaaacgaaacatgcacacaatatttaacggatagcaggataagtgtttccgccccatgcataattgtttcgttcctagctacttaagaatttaaagtcttattacaaaccctcggcgggggccaaaatgatgcattgcttTTCCCGCAGAATAAAAGTTCTCActccccttagccggagaagttttGCCCTCCGGATCTtgttccttggcgccttcggccggagaagataCGTCTTCTTCACTTTCCTTTTCTTCGAAGCAGCAgttgctggtcttgggttcttcttggggcgcatccttggagctggtccaggtaaactcggctccggattccgcaggtcgcgcctcgGGCGTCGAGATCCTTCAAAAGTTCCGCTTCTAAGGCCTCGTCAGCAGCgaggacgaccttgtcgtagaattcctcgtgccggatcctgcgcgcgatgcgggtgtcgtagccgctcactgcatccagcagctcgccgacgtccgcatccggaggaacgcccgtggtcacttcatcaagatcaagacccggagtatgtgctaggcacatggtcaaggccattgcagctgcgcctcgggctgaagatGCTTGTAGATCAATCACCAGACTCCGGCAGAACGTCCATCTTACcaataagcttgcgcacgtcacaagtgcggctcctttttgatgttcaaattatggcatattttgcgggaggcggagatgagatccttgcagtcatcACCCGCGAGTTGCGTAAGatcgtctcgtgggaacaaattccggcgctgttccgggtacccaagcggctctacataaaaagataatcaggatataagcatgcaatttgagcgcaaagtaaaaagaatcggagcaaatatcttgacaaggttccgatatcatacccaagatgttctcattgagcaagtcccagtgctgcTCCGCAGTCTCCATAAATTTCCGAGTCCGTTGAGCTCTTTTGCTGCCTCTGATGGTCTCGCCGTCAGCATTCTTTTTCAGCTCCAGCTCGCCCTTCtccctgatatgctcggagtttttctccgccagctgcttttcggcctgctccctcttaagttccgcctcctttagcttcgtctccaattcttggtacgaggagcgcaggttctcaagttcagtcgaagctgttgcaagggaggaggatgcgcctataataatatacgttaacgacaaatttgaagtcggaatttggttaataacgaagaaggtggaaaccaaccttgggcgtctgccgattgtttagccagttccgcattctcatccttcaaaggtccggatattttccgcccgactcgcagtaacgcggcgctgcagggcaatgttcttgtgcagctcgtagtgcagcgccCGCTGTTCTGTAAAATTTAAACGGTGCAGGAGTAAAATTCCGCTGTAGCGGTGGTTTTtttaaagcatcattgccggaacttttccgccataatgcttgggggctactggtccattctaaaaaaaaaactttcccgaaagtaatttttctctaagcatttaagcgctaactactttttgagtttccgcctacatgcttgggggctactggggagtaccttttgcttgcagataagttgatcgcagaatcggccaatgtttttcttgaagtcccggatctccgatgtcctggaatccggcttccctgtgcgttgttcagcatggcgttgagcaggtcttgttcaagttcccacttctccgcctcagtcagcttgttaaaaaacttggtggcatacgccttggggtggaagtggtgtccgcCGGATCTCCGAAGTTTTTCGGAAAACGACTATGTCGCCGCCGcctctccagccttctcggaagtgacttccgcatctccttggccttgtgtttccgcctcttcttgggcagggctttttgccttgggatcttcttcctccaggtgcccgctgctaaccggaattatctccggtggagtgtttgcggcaggcgggggagatgggtcagcctgaggaggcgacggttgaggagttgggtgggaagcgctgggtggaactggagtagagggaccaacagccggagatttcttcatgtacttcgtgatgggctcctggctggtggtccgcgtggcagcggttttcggattcctgcaaacaagtgaaagggtttagacaagaaataatttcgctaagtaaaaatcgcatcatgctcggaaactcacggggcaccgggaatgatggggcgtgtgccctggccagccgtcgagagcatccgtagacgcgcacgctccgccttccttgagtcaagcggaggtggtttcgtcgtctttggcttcttggcggaggcctcgccgctagctccggcttcagagccgggagccttggcgcggggacgctttgtaggtcgaggggccgccttgcggggtgcctggtcctcttcctcctcgtcgtcttccggagcctcctccgccgtgtcgctggtaacggggacgcgaatgatggtgcggaagttgtcctccgccaaagtattgagctggaaggaaaatgaacagaagttagagttatccttgtgaagtttgaagcaacggaaagaacgaagcttaccggaggacactgatcgttcgtgtagatatccttgaacagttccgggacctgttggcccctcggaatcttcaccagcgtcttgagtCTTCTTTTCAGAGAGTCAGCCGGAAGAtcatggcgggtaacccggagaagatcatccgccCCGGTGTAAGAGCACATCAACCGCGCGTTGTAGCGaaggggctggattctccgggaaaaccagctaagtgtaagctgggctccggtaagtccgtcgtggactagccaggagattctccgcgcagctttctccaaggttggagtcagggcgagtggagggacgaagctccagcttgcaagttcttccggaggttcgttgacgaactggggaaggccttcgtggacatccggaacaggagcattcttctcgtagaaccatccggcgttccaaagacggacggactcgtgtgaatcatggggaggatacatacgattagggcggagcataaacgtcatgcttccgcagttcaccattgctttgtccttagtttctttcttcactcggaaaaagaattgccacaacttgacatctggccggatcccaagatgtccttcgcagagagtcacgaagttggacaagagaaggtatgaattggggcaaatgttgtggggctggagcccgtaggtgttgaggatggagaggaaaaattccgaacaagggagtgaaagtccgcgttccacccaagccttggtcatgacaacttctccggcttctggcttgggggcgtcggagtcacgaacgaaactccagtgtgtggagatcattccctcgttctggagctctctaagctccacgtcggtggttgcgcaaggccaccattgacctcgttctccttcacggatccgggccttggacgccctcttgttttccgcctcctgcacctttgctgccatccgagcttgtccctcgagttcttcttggagctcttggagggtagggatccggcttggagcggtgctggaagatgcggaaaaaggttgagctagtctgatgtcggaaacatacggtggcaggaatgatataggatccgggcatatgggttctatttggttgggatccgggctactcgaagagctaccagtgcaaagtgacgattcgagtggcatgcttccggctgcacccatacaaagtgtctgagtacccggatcactaagcctatcttctacactaggttgtcttctacaagtccggcgtacttaccgctaatggcgcggtggtgcgacggagctccggcggaagatgaggtcgccgaacttgaaggaaatcggcccgcgtgaccacgaatcggcggcggagtaaGTTTCCCGTTCAAACGTGAGAATCTTGGAGCGAGGGAAGCCTTGGTTCGGCGGCACTCGAAGTTCACCGGGGCGAAGTTCGCCGGAATcaagatctggcgggcggcgcggcgcgaggaggaagacgatgtggtgagagggggtgaaagaatgaatttttaccgggccgcggggtatttataggccgcgctcggagattcgggatccggatccaacggtggcACCGGAACGGGCGCGCCGTGGGCTGGCTGACACGTGGTGAGGTCACCTGCGGTaacacgacgtggaggtaacttaatcaTGCACTCCGAAAATTCCggttgaagatttgcatctgcgaaactttagcgcggaaatgaggaagttgtgcgtggaaatacggaacttccgttgttaagcatgatctgaagatgaaggatttcgaaaccgttagagtcttttaagattcgggTGATTGTGAAGATAAGATTGGCTTTCGttcaagcagggagtaacccggaaatgttctttggaacgtcgatggatgaagtccctcgggatgggagcattttccggctataagttggaaaaagaagaaaatgcaaagttggagctcttcaagtttctccgcgttaccaacgtttgccggagatcatgatggaccagcaagtCGGAAACCGCaggggaaactcggagaactctgggggctactgttgtgggtatacttcatgggtgtaccatcgacagtgcctagatccggcaagcccgggtggcccacagatggtgatgaggcatgtggcccatcgggcggcccaattttttgttgatcatgaaggaagaagtccagcccaggatcagcaggccggatccgtaccgacctaggagtgacccggatccagggaggcccatgaggaacccggatccagtacgacgtgtatggaaggcggatccgtgacgtgcacggcaagatattgtaccgtagctaggctatctgtaatccggctaggactctccatgtaaaccctagatccgtgcgcctttataagccggatcccgggagccctagaggcacaaccacaactcattgtaacaacgcgaaagcgcccagataattccagacaagcagcagtaggccctgtcatcgtgcaggtgttccgaagctgggtaactcgcgtaccaccgtcccgtgtgcactccgccctatggcccctacttcttctccccctcgtgaggatccctcctccggggtaccgtcgattaggcaacgacatcgTCGGTGTTGGACGATGCAGCTtgatcccaccaatggcgccatctaggcggcttcccctcgctgtcggtgtccgatggccaagagagatcgctcatggttgacagaggatggtgaggagagaatagatgaatggcgtcggccgtcggaaaccgtatatgtaggtctctcgaTGAAGAgaccggcggttgctcttccgcggggttcatgctccattacggcggttctcgcgTCGAGGACACTTCGACCGTTCCCAACGAGGCGTTTGGGCTCGCCAGTCCACTTCGCGGACCATTACGGCGGTTTAATGCGTCGAGGGCACTCCGACGGTTGCCCTTCCCGGCGACTGCACCATCGCTATGCACGCGGTGAGTGCGCGTCAGAAGACGACCATGGGCTCGCCACtggaaaaatgggcctccccaggccaaaaaCTACATCCATCTGGCactaaatagcgccggatttaggctggggagccccaacggctgggatGCTCTAATCACTCAAGATTGCCAGCTGCAACCTCAACATGTTGAAATCAACTAGCATCACCACCCATGCTTGCCTCAAAACATTCCACCCATTATTTTAAATCTGGGGCTAATATAGTAGAGTCTCTAGTAAAACTTTCATGAATTTTGGGAACATGTGTTTCACCTACTTACAGCCACAGTGGAAACGTCACTAATTTTGGTAGTATGAGAGAAAAAAATCAGAGCTTCATAGCTTGCCTCGGTGGCTTCTGTCATTTTTTAACTGAATAAAAGATCGCTTTTGAATCATATGAATTGTTCTTTTTAGTCCAAAATAGTGAAAAATGATATTTGCTTGCCTCTCTATAGCTTATTAGGCCTGTACCGTGCTGGCCAACCCATCCCCATTTATTCACCCAAAGCAACCCACTCTGGACACAAGTCACACAACACCATCTCTCTCGCTTCTTTTCTTTCCCCTCCCAGCTGAGACCAAAAGAACCCACTGCCTTCTCTCATCCAGATCCCATCCAAGAACATAAAATGAAGCTCTGCATGTTACGCCAGCACATTCTCCTTTGATCCAGCTTTCAATCCATCCAGGAAACAGGTACA
Coding sequences within it:
- the LOC127340062 gene encoding uncharacterized protein; the protein is MTFMLRPNRMYPPHDSHESVRLWNAGWFYEKNAPVPDVHEGLPQFVNEPPEELASWSFVPPLALTPTLEKAARRISWLVHDGLTGAQLTLSWFSRRIQPLRYNARLMCSYTGADDLLRVTRHDLPADSLKRRLKTLVKIPRGQQVPELFKDIYTNDQCPPLNTLAEDNFRTIIRVPVTSDTAEEAPEDDEEEEDQAPRKAAPRPTKRPRAKAPGSEAGASGEASAKKPKTTKPPPLDSRKAERARLRMLSTAGQGTRPIIPGAPNPKTAATRTTSQEPITKYMKKSPAVGPSTPVPPSASHPTPQPSPPQADPSPPPAANTPPEIIPVSSGHLEEEDPKAKSPAQEEAETQGQGDAEVTSEKAGEAAAT